Proteins found in one Cyprinus carpio isolate SPL01 chromosome B10, ASM1834038v1, whole genome shotgun sequence genomic segment:
- the LOC109060894 gene encoding EKC/KEOPS complex subunit LAGE3 has product MAACKTENGSERKLEFFLKVPFPSEREATIALQSLSPDPEPRKGGITKNLDLSGQTLSVRWTADEARILRVSVSSFLDHLSLVMETMDAFGPPVSQ; this is encoded by the exons ATGGCGGCTTGCAAGACTGAAAACGGTTCAGAGAGAAAACTCGAATT CTTTTTAAAGGTCCCTTTCCCATCCGAGAGAGAAGCAACTATCGCCCTGCAGTCTTTATCTCCTGATCCTGAGCCCAGGAAAGGAGGAATCACTAAAAACCTGGATTTATCAGGACAAACTCTGTCTGT GAGATGGACTGCAGATGAAGCACGTATTCTTCGTGTTTCTGTAAGTTCATTCTTGGACCATTTGTCTCTAGTGATGGAAACTATGGATGCATTTGGACCACCTGTTTCACAATGA
- the LOC109060893 gene encoding ras-related protein rab7-like: MASRKKVLLKVIILGDSGVGKTSLMNQYVNKKFSNQYKATIGADFLTKEVMVDDRLVTMQIWDTAGQERFQSLGVAFYRGADCCVLVYDVTAPNTFKTLDSWRDEFLIQASPRDPENFPFVVLGNKIDLENRQVTTKRAQAWCQSKSNIPYFETSAKEAINVDQAFQTIARNALKQESEVETYDFPDQIKLRDDRPVSSGDGCSC; this comes from the exons ATGGCTTCTCGTAAAAAGGTGCTTCTGAAGGTGATAATTCTCGGGGATTCTGG GGTTGGGAAGACTTCTTTGATGAATCAGTATGTCAATAAGAAGTTCAGCAATCAGTATAAAGCCACCATCGGTGCAGACTTTCTTACCAAGGAGGTGATGGTGGATGACAGGCTGGTGACAATGCAG ATCTGGGACACGGCAGGACAGGAGCGTTTCCAGTCTTTGGGTGTGGCTTTTTACCGCGGGGCCGACTGCTGCGTGCTGGTGTATGACGTGACCGCACCGAACACCTTCAAAACCCTGGACAGCTGGAGGGATGAGTTCCTCATTCAGGCCAGCCCTCGAGACCCGGAGAACTTCCCCTTTGTAGTGCTCGGCAACAAAATCGACTTGGAGAACAGACAG GTGACAACGAAACGAGCCCAGGCGTGGTGTCAGAGCAAAAGCAATATCCCGTACTTTGAGACCAGCGCAAAAGAGGCCATCAACGTGGACCAAGCTTTCCAAACGATCGCTCGCAACGCCCTCAAACAG GAGTCTGAGGTGGAGACGTACGACTTCCCAGACCAGATTAAACTGAGAGATGACAGACCCGTGTCCTCCGGTGACGGCTGCAGCTGCTGA
- the LOC109060892 gene encoding WD repeat domain phosphoinositide-interacting protein 4 yields the protein MAQQRGVNSLQFNQDQSCFCCAMETGVRIYNVEPLMEKGHLDHEQVGSIALCSMLHRSNLLAVVGGGVNPKFSEISVLIWDDAREVRDPKDKLVLEFTFTKPVLAVRMRHDKIIIVLKNRIYVYSFPDNPVKMFEFDTRDNPKGLCDLCPSLEKQLLVFPGHKCGSLQLVDLSNTKPGTSSAPFTINAHQSEIACLALNQSGSVVASASRKGTLIRLFDTTTRDKLVELRRGTDPATLYCINFSHDSSFLCASSDKGTVHIFALKDTKLNRRSALARVGKVGPVIGQYVDSQWSLANFTVPAECACICAFGKNTSKNVNSVIAICVDGTFHKYVFTPDGNCNREAFDVYLDICDDDDF from the exons ATGGCCCAACAGAGAGGAGTCAACAGCCTTCAGTTCAACCAAGACCAGA GTTGTTTCTGCTGTGCCATGGAAACAGGTGTTCGTATTTACAATGTGGAACCTTTAATGGAAAAGGGCCATTTAG ATCACGAGCAGGTGGGCAGCATTGCTCTGTGTTCAATGCTTCATCGATCAAATCTCTTGGCTGTGGTGGGAGGCGGCGTCAACCCCAAATTCTCTGAAATCTCAG TATTAATTTGGGATGATGCTCGGGAAGTGCGAGACCCTAAGGACAAATTAGTCCTTGAGTTCACATTCACCAAACCAGTGCTGGCTGTGCGCATGAGGCATGAC AAGATCATCATTGTCCTGAAAAACAGGATCTACGTGTATAGTTTTCCTGACAACCCAGTCAAGATGTTTGAGTTTGACACTCGAGATAACCCGAAAG GTTTGTGTGACCTGTGCCCTAGCTTGGAAAAGCAGTTGTTGGTTTTCCCTGGGCACAAATGTGGCAGCCTGCAGTTAGTG GACCTTTCCAACACCAAACCTGGCACATCATCTGCTCCTTTCACTATCAACGCCCACCAGAGTGAAATCGCCTGTCTGGCACTAAACCAGTCTGGCAGTGTGGTTGCGTCTGCGTCCAGAAAGGGCACGCTGATCCGTCTGTTTGACACTACAACACGAGACAAGCTAGTGGAACTACGAAGAGGAACCGACCCTGCTACGCTCTACTG TATTAATTTCAGCCATGACTCATCCTTTCTGTGTGCATCGAGTGACAAGGGAACTGTGCACATATTTGCTCTGAAAGACACCAAACTGAACCGGCGTTCTGC TTTGGCGCGAGTAGGAAAGGTGGGTCCGGTCATCGGGCAGTATGTGGACAGTCAGTGGTCTCTGGCTAATTTCACAGTGCCAGCTGAGTGCGCTTGCATCTGTGCCTTTGGGAAGAACACCTCCAAAAATGTCAACTCTGTTATTG CCATATGTGTTGATGGGACATTCCACAAGTACGTCTTCACCCCTGATGGAAACTGCAACCGCGAGGCTTTCGACGTGTATCTGGAcatttgtgatgatgatgatttctgA